A single genomic interval of Plantibacter sp. Leaf314 harbors:
- a CDS encoding META domain-containing protein — translation MRALRVPATAIGVVLVAALLAACSTGGVGERVVGTWGDGSGAAEPHLVFADDGRVTGSDGCNSLSGSWRAEDDSVAVSDVAGTLMACPGVDTWLRGVAEVALSDDGERLIVTDDAGTRIGTLDRDQ, via the coding sequence ATGCGTGCGCTGAGGGTGCCGGCGACGGCCATCGGCGTCGTCCTCGTGGCCGCGCTGCTCGCCGCTTGCTCCACCGGTGGCGTCGGAGAGCGCGTCGTCGGAACGTGGGGCGACGGTAGCGGCGCAGCGGAGCCCCACCTGGTCTTCGCCGACGACGGTCGGGTCACCGGTTCCGACGGGTGCAACAGCCTCTCCGGCTCCTGGCGGGCCGAGGACGACTCGGTCGCGGTCTCCGATGTCGCGGGCACACTCATGGCGTGCCCCGGCGTCGACACCTGGCTCCGGGGCGTCGCCGAGGTCGCCCTCTCGGACGACGGCGAGCGCTTGATCGTGACCGACGACGCCGGCACGCGGATCGGAACGCTCGACCGCGACCAGTGA
- the ffh gene encoding signal recognition particle protein, with the protein MATFGTLSDRLADTFKNLRTKGKLSAADVDGTVREIRRALLDADVALDVVKDFTGRVRERALGDEVSKALNPAQQVVQIVNDELITILGGQQRRLEFAKKPPTVIMLAGLQGAGKTTLAGKLAKWLKKDGHTPLLIASDLQRPNAVTQLQVVGEQAGVPVYAPEPGNGVGDPVKVARDGVKFAEQKLYDTVIVDTAGRLGVDAELMKQASNIRKAVDPDEVLFVIDAMIGQDAVATAKAFLDGVDFTGVVLSKLDGDARGGAALSIASVTGRPIMFASTGEGLDDFEPFHPDRMASRILDLGDILTLIEQAQQNFDEDEARKVAEKFATDSFTLDDFLKQMQQLRGMGSIKKMMGMLPGMGQMKEQLQNFDEREIVRTEAIIQSMTTAERTNPKILNGSRRLRIAKGSGMTVTEVNALVNRFEQAAKMMKTVAKGGVPNIPGMGPVPGARTNRPKPQAKKKGSRSGNPAKRAAENAGVVEAQAPATGAGFGLGGGASAGTKAPTEAELAELQKFLGR; encoded by the coding sequence ATGGCAACGTTCGGTACCCTCTCTGACCGCCTCGCGGACACGTTCAAGAACCTCCGCACCAAGGGCAAGCTCTCCGCTGCCGATGTCGACGGCACTGTCCGCGAGATCCGCCGCGCACTCCTCGACGCGGACGTCGCACTCGACGTCGTCAAGGACTTCACCGGTCGCGTCCGCGAACGCGCACTCGGGGACGAGGTCAGCAAGGCGCTGAACCCGGCGCAGCAGGTCGTGCAGATCGTCAACGACGAGCTCATCACGATCCTCGGCGGCCAGCAGCGCCGGCTCGAGTTCGCGAAGAAGCCACCGACCGTCATCATGCTCGCCGGCCTCCAGGGTGCCGGAAAGACGACGCTCGCGGGCAAGCTCGCCAAGTGGCTCAAGAAGGACGGCCACACGCCGTTGCTCATCGCCTCGGACCTCCAGCGGCCGAACGCGGTCACGCAGCTCCAGGTCGTCGGTGAACAGGCGGGTGTCCCCGTCTACGCGCCCGAGCCGGGCAACGGCGTCGGCGACCCCGTGAAGGTCGCGCGCGACGGCGTCAAGTTCGCCGAGCAGAAGCTCTACGACACGGTCATCGTCGACACCGCAGGTCGACTCGGTGTCGACGCCGAGCTCATGAAGCAGGCTTCGAACATCCGCAAGGCGGTGGACCCCGACGAGGTGCTCTTCGTCATCGACGCGATGATCGGACAGGACGCGGTCGCGACGGCCAAGGCCTTCCTCGACGGCGTCGACTTCACCGGTGTCGTGCTGTCGAAGCTCGACGGCGACGCCCGCGGTGGAGCCGCCCTCTCGATCGCCTCGGTCACGGGCCGTCCCATCATGTTCGCGTCGACCGGCGAGGGCCTCGACGACTTCGAGCCCTTCCACCCCGACCGCATGGCCAGCCGGATCCTCGACCTCGGTGACATCCTCACCCTCATCGAGCAGGCGCAGCAGAACTTCGACGAGGACGAGGCGCGCAAGGTCGCCGAGAAGTTCGCGACCGACTCGTTCACCCTCGACGACTTCCTCAAGCAGATGCAGCAGCTGCGGGGGATGGGCTCCATCAAGAAGATGATGGGCATGCTCCCTGGCATGGGCCAGATGAAGGAGCAGCTCCAGAACTTCGACGAGCGCGAGATCGTGCGCACCGAGGCGATCATCCAGTCGATGACGACCGCCGAGCGCACCAACCCGAAGATCCTGAACGGCTCGCGCCGGCTGCGGATCGCCAAGGGTTCCGGCATGACGGTGACCGAGGTCAACGCCTTGGTGAACCGGTTCGAGCAAGCTGCCAAGATGATGAAGACGGTCGCCAAGGGCGGCGTTCCGAACATCCCCGGCATGGGCCCGGTCCCCGGCGCACGGACGAACCGTCCGAAGCCTCAGGCGAAGAAGAAGGGTTCCCGATCAGGGAACCCGGCCAAGCGGGCAGCGGAGAACGCCGGTGTCGTCGAGGCGCAGGCCCCGGCAACCGGTGCGGGCTTCGGGCTCGGTGGCGGCGCGTCGGCGGGCACGAAGGCGCCGACCGAGGCTGAACTCGCCGAACTCCAGAAGTTCCTGGGTCGCTGA
- the lipB gene encoding lipoyl(octanoyl) transferase LipB translates to MTELLLAGLAPAFVPYLDGWALQRRVHAAVVAGTGPEQLILCEHEPVYTAGKLTRADERPDDGTPVVPVDRGGRITWHGPGQLTGYPIVRLPEPVDVVAHVRLLEEVMLRTIAELGVTGRRIEGRSGVWVDPADGGPAAKIGAVGVRIQGGVAIHGFALNCSNSLEPFEHIVACGIADAGVTTISKELGRTVTPGDVAHRVAERFADLQHGWRFTSAPAVGAVA, encoded by the coding sequence ATGACAGAGCTCCTCCTCGCCGGACTCGCCCCGGCGTTCGTCCCCTACCTCGACGGCTGGGCGCTGCAGCGCCGGGTGCACGCGGCCGTGGTCGCCGGCACCGGCCCCGAACAGTTGATCCTCTGCGAACACGAGCCGGTGTACACGGCGGGCAAGCTGACGCGCGCCGACGAACGTCCGGACGACGGGACTCCGGTCGTCCCGGTGGACCGCGGCGGGCGGATCACCTGGCATGGCCCCGGACAGCTCACCGGCTACCCCATCGTCCGCCTGCCGGAGCCCGTCGACGTCGTCGCCCATGTGCGTCTGCTCGAGGAGGTCATGCTGCGGACCATCGCCGAGCTCGGGGTCACCGGGCGGCGGATCGAGGGACGGTCCGGCGTCTGGGTGGATCCGGCGGACGGCGGTCCCGCGGCGAAGATCGGGGCCGTCGGCGTTCGCATCCAAGGCGGGGTCGCGATCCACGGCTTCGCCCTCAACTGCAGCAACTCGCTCGAGCCGTTCGAGCACATCGTCGCGTGCGGCATCGCCGACGCCGGTGTCACCACGATCAGCAAGGAGCTCGGCCGCACGGTCACGCCGGGTGACGTGGCTCATCGCGTGGCGGAACGGTTCGCAGACCTCCAACACGGTTGGCGGTTCACCTCCGCCCCTGCGGTCGGAGCGGTCGCGTGA
- the lipA gene encoding lipoyl synthase encodes MSACGAPAPDAAADTGGRKLLRLEVRNAQTPIERKPDWIKTRATMGPEYRQLQTLVQEEGLHTVCQEAGCPNIFECWEDREATFLIGGSQCTRRCDFCQIDTGKPADYDRDEPRRVADSVQRMRLRYATVTGVARDDLPDEGAWLHAETVRRIHETNPGTGVEILATDFSGNPDLLGEVFASRPEVFAHNVETVPRIFKRIRPAFRYERSLDVLTQARAAGLITKSNLILGMGEDRSEISQALEDLHEAGTDIITVTQYLRPTPRHLPVDRWVKPQEFLEIKEEAEEIGFLGVLAGPLVRSSYRAGRLWAQSMTAKGLPVPEGLRHLADSSLGFAQAV; translated from the coding sequence GTGAGCGCCTGTGGTGCACCGGCACCCGATGCCGCGGCGGACACCGGCGGTCGCAAACTGCTGCGGCTCGAGGTCCGCAACGCGCAGACGCCCATCGAGCGGAAGCCCGACTGGATCAAGACCCGCGCGACGATGGGCCCCGAGTATCGGCAGCTCCAGACCCTCGTGCAGGAGGAGGGGCTGCACACGGTGTGCCAGGAGGCCGGGTGCCCGAACATCTTCGAGTGCTGGGAGGACCGCGAGGCGACCTTCCTCATCGGCGGCTCGCAGTGCACCAGGCGGTGCGACTTCTGCCAGATCGACACCGGCAAACCCGCCGACTACGACCGCGACGAGCCGCGCCGGGTCGCCGACTCCGTGCAGCGCATGCGGCTCCGCTACGCGACCGTGACGGGTGTGGCCCGCGACGACCTTCCCGACGAGGGCGCGTGGTTGCACGCCGAGACCGTCCGCCGCATCCACGAGACCAACCCCGGCACGGGTGTTGAGATCCTCGCGACCGACTTCTCCGGCAACCCCGACCTCCTCGGCGAGGTGTTCGCCTCACGTCCCGAGGTGTTCGCGCACAACGTGGAGACGGTCCCGCGCATCTTCAAGCGGATCAGGCCCGCGTTCCGGTACGAGCGGTCGCTCGACGTCCTCACCCAGGCCAGGGCCGCCGGGCTCATCACGAAGTCCAACCTCATCCTGGGCATGGGCGAGGACCGGAGCGAGATCAGCCAGGCGCTCGAGGACCTGCACGAGGCGGGCACGGACATCATCACCGTCACGCAGTACCTGCGCCCGACGCCTCGGCATCTCCCCGTCGACCGATGGGTGAAACCGCAGGAGTTCCTCGAGATCAAGGAGGAGGCCGAGGAGATCGGGTTCCTCGGCGTGCTGGCCGGTCCGCTCGTCCGCTCCTCCTACCGGGCCGGTCGCCTCTGGGCGCAGTCCATGACGGCGAAGGGACTGCCGGTCCCCGAGGGCCTGCGCCATCTCGCGGACTCCTCGCTCGGGTTCGCCCAGGCGGTCTGA
- a CDS encoding DUF2004 domain-containing protein, which yields MAIEHDYFGIIATEPGGGVYWSDNIDVGEQSVSISLSAPEEDEIPADALDLAAAMILALEGFDLRSREAMLSEVDDRTSEVTEYIIQAVEELGESLPDVLVDESGDRDVDVIRSMTLLSVGFAPHQHNGDEAFAIFEYSLDADQLDGVLMVAYSSDGEVTGVTSED from the coding sequence ATGGCGATCGAGCACGACTACTTCGGCATCATCGCGACCGAGCCGGGCGGCGGCGTGTACTGGTCGGACAACATCGACGTGGGCGAGCAGTCCGTGTCCATCTCGCTCAGCGCGCCCGAGGAGGACGAGATCCCCGCCGACGCGCTCGACCTCGCGGCCGCGATGATCCTGGCCCTCGAGGGCTTCGACCTGCGCTCCCGCGAGGCGATGCTGAGCGAGGTCGACGACCGCACCTCGGAGGTCACGGAGTACATCATCCAGGCCGTCGAGGAGCTGGGCGAGTCCTTGCCGGACGTCCTCGTCGACGAGTCCGGCGACCGCGACGTCGACGTCATCCGATCGATGACCCTGCTGAGTGTCGGGTTCGCGCCGCATCAGCACAACGGCGACGAAGCGTTCGCGATCTTCGAGTACTCACTCGACGCCGACCAGCTCGACGGCGTGCTCATGGTGGCCTACAGCTCCGACGGCGAGGTCACCGGGGTCACGAGCGAGGACTGA
- the ftsY gene encoding signal recognition particle-docking protein FtsY produces the protein MAARTPWSLSGALKGMFQRPTIDETTWEDLEDALIGADFGPDVTESIVTGLHASVDRYRTTDPRDLQRMLREEVEERLSKFDTTLKLSERPAVVLVVGVNGVGKTTTIGKFAKFLRNYDRSVVVGAADTFRAAAVEQLATWAERAGAQIVRPQQQGQDPASVAFQTIEYAKRTGTEIVIIDTAGRLQTKGGLMDELSKIRRVVEKQAPISEVLLVLDATTGQNGLSQAQAFIEHAGVTGLVLTKLDGSAKGGFVLAVQEKTGIPIKLVGQGEGIGDLTGFTPHVFAQNLVGN, from the coding sequence ATGGCTGCACGCACACCCTGGTCGCTCTCCGGTGCCCTCAAAGGCATGTTCCAACGTCCGACGATCGACGAGACGACGTGGGAGGACCTCGAGGACGCGCTCATCGGCGCCGACTTCGGCCCTGACGTCACCGAGTCGATCGTCACCGGTCTGCACGCCTCCGTCGACCGCTACCGCACGACCGATCCGCGCGACCTGCAGCGGATGCTCCGCGAGGAGGTCGAGGAGCGGCTGTCGAAGTTCGACACGACCCTGAAGCTCAGCGAGCGTCCGGCGGTGGTCCTCGTCGTCGGCGTCAACGGGGTCGGCAAGACCACGACCATCGGCAAGTTCGCGAAATTCCTCCGCAACTACGACCGCAGTGTCGTCGTCGGGGCGGCGGACACCTTCCGTGCCGCGGCGGTCGAACAGCTCGCGACCTGGGCGGAGCGCGCCGGCGCACAGATCGTGCGGCCCCAGCAGCAGGGTCAGGATCCGGCCTCGGTCGCGTTCCAGACGATCGAATACGCGAAGCGGACGGGGACCGAGATCGTCATCATCGACACCGCTGGCCGGCTGCAGACCAAGGGCGGACTGATGGACGAGCTGTCGAAGATCCGGCGCGTCGTCGAGAAGCAGGCGCCCATCTCGGAGGTGCTCCTCGTCCTCGACGCGACGACCGGGCAGAACGGCCTGTCGCAGGCGCAGGCGTTCATCGAGCACGCCGGCGTGACGGGGCTCGTCCTGACGAAGCTCGACGGCTCCGCGAAGGGCGGGTTCGTCCTCGCCGTCCAGGAGAAGACGGGCATCCCGATCAAACTCGTCGGACAGGGTGAGGGGATCGGGGACCTCACCGGGTTCACGCCCCACGTCTTCGCGCAGAACCTGGTGGGCAACTGA